The window TCATCCGCCCCGCCTCCGCCGCGCCCGATGACCCGCCGTTTCTCACCTTCGCGCAGGCACGGGCCCTCCACGATGACCGCGACAACGTGATCTTCGTCGATGCCCGCTACCCGGAGGATTACGAAGCGGGCCACATCCCCGGCTCGGTCCTGCTGCCGTTTGAAATGTTCGACGACTATTGGGCCGGCGTGGAACCGCGTTTGCCCAGGGACAAGAAGATCGTCACCTACTGCTCCGGCGAGGAATGCGAACTCTCGCTGTTTCTGGCACGGCTCCTGCGCGACCGCGGCTACACCGATGTCGCCATCTTCTACGGCGGCGCGCTCAAATGGCAGGAGAACAATATGCCGATGGAGACCGCCGCCGCGCCGCCTCCCGGCGCCTGACCCATGCGAGGAGACTTATGAACGCGCTTTTGAAAAATGAGT is drawn from bacterium and contains these coding sequences:
- a CDS encoding rhodanese-like domain-containing protein, with the protein product IRPASAAPDDPPFLTFAQARALHDDRDNVIFVDARYPEDYEAGHIPGSVLLPFEMFDDYWAGVEPRLPRDKKIVTYCSGEECELSLFLARLLRDRGYTDVAIFYGGALKWQENNMPMETAAAPPPGA